The genomic interval ACGTCTCCCGCGCGGACGTGGAGACGGCCCTCGACCGACTGCGCGAGCGCTGAGCCGTGTCGCTACCGGTGGTGCGGGAGGACTAGCGCCGTTCCTCGACGCCCTCGCTGAACGCGAGGAGCGTCCGGCGGAACATGAGGTAGAGCGCGAGGATGACGGCCATGATGCCGCCGAGGATGACGAACAGCATCAGATTCCCGTCGATGAACATACCGTCCGTCGCGCACTCTGGGAGAAAGGTGTTTCGGGGCCGAGAGGACGGTCGGTCCCGGACCGGACCACCGTCGCCCGGGTCGCTCGCCCCAGTCGGCCATCACTGGTACTGAAACCGACACGTGGGGAGTCGGAGAACCCGCCGACCGAAACGGGACGAGCGCGCCGTGTATCGGTCAAACCGGCGTTTGAGCCAAGCGCGCTTATATGCAGTGTGGGTCCGTAGCAGTGGATGCAGCTTCGGTCCTCCCCCGTCCCCGGACCGGAACCACCGCCCTCCCTCCCATGCCGTCACACCTCGAACCGAGAGAGCTCCGTGCCGTCCGGCTGGACGAGCCGGCCGCCGAGGGGGTCGCGCTGGAGTTCGGCGTGCGCTGGCTGGTACCGCCGTGGTTCGGCGTAGCTCCCTGGGTTCAACACGGGCACGTCGCCGACGTAGCGGAACGACGGTCGGTGTGAGTGGCCGACGACGACGAGGTCCGCGTTCTCCTGTCGCCCGTACATCGCCAGCGAGGTGTCGGTGTGGTCGTGGCCATGGGTCAGCGCGATACGGACGTCGCCGACGTCGACCGTCCGGCGGTCGGGGAGGCGCTCGCGGACGCTCACCGTGTCGTTGTTCCCCGTGACGCCGTGGAACGTCGCCGTCTCGCGTTCGAACGCGTCGAGCACCGTCGCGGTGTTGAAGTCGCCCGCGTGGAGGACGTGGTCGGCGTCGCGGACCGCCGCCAGCGTCCGGTCGGCCAGTCGATGCCCGTCGGTGCCGTGGGTGTCGGAAACCACCGCAATCATACGGGGACTGCGGCCGCCCGACACATCAATCTCCGGTAGCTCTTTGGGCCGTCCCCGGATGCATCGGGACGATGGCAAGCAGCAAGTCGGTCGTTATCGCCGCCCTCGTCGCCAACGGTGCGATTGCTATCCTGAAGTTCGTCGGCTACCTCCTCACACAGAGTCCGTCGATGCTCTCGGAGACGTACCACTCCATCTCCGACACCGGTAATCAGGTGTTCCTCCTGTTCGGCATCCGGTACAGCGGTCGTGAGGCGGACCAGAGTCACCCCTTCGGGTACGGCAAGGCACAGTTCTTCTACTCCTTCCTCGTCGCGGTCCTCCTGTTCGGTATCGCCGGCTGGGAGTCGCTGAAACACGGGTACCACGCGATTCAGCACCCGGACCCCGTCTCGACCGGTACCACGACGCTCCCGGTCGTCGCCGTCGAGATCCCCGGCGTCTGGGTGAACTACGCCGTCCTCACCGGCGCGGTGGTCTTCGAGAGCTGGGCGCTGTACAAGGCGTACCAGGGGCTCTCGAAGCAGATGACCGAACACGGCTGGGAGACGCTCCGCGAGGCGTTCCGCAAGACCAGCGACGTCACCACCCTCACCGCGTTCACCGAGGACTCCATCGCGCTCGGCGGTGCGGGTATCGCGATGCTCGCCATCTTCCTCTCCCGACAGACGGGCGACCCCATCTACGACGCCGTCGGGTCGGTGCTCATCGGCCTGATGCTGATGGGGTTCGCGCTCGCGCTGGCGTGGGAGAACAAGCGCCTGCTCATCGGCGAGTCCATCCCGAGAGACGAGGAGGCGAAACTGCGCAGCATCGTACGCGAGTGGCAGGGCGTCGAGCACATCGACGAGTTCCGGACGGTCTACTTCGGTCCGGAGCGACTCATCGTCACGGCCGACGTGAGCTTCGACGGCACCCTCGACGTCGAGGACATCGACGACGCCATCACGGGCATCGAGGACGCCATCATCGACTACGAACCGCAGGTCCGGAAGGTGTACATCGAACCCGAGGTGTAGCCGCGCGTTCGGTCGCTCGTCTCTCCACCCGCTCTCGCCGCCCCCTCTTCGACCCGCAACACCCATTATCACCTGCCCA from Halomarina salina carries:
- a CDS encoding cation diffusion facilitator family transporter, whose translation is MASSKSVVIAALVANGAIAILKFVGYLLTQSPSMLSETYHSISDTGNQVFLLFGIRYSGREADQSHPFGYGKAQFFYSFLVAVLLFGIAGWESLKHGYHAIQHPDPVSTGTTTLPVVAVEIPGVWVNYAVLTGAVVFESWALYKAYQGLSKQMTEHGWETLREAFRKTSDVTTLTAFTEDSIALGGAGIAMLAIFLSRQTGDPIYDAVGSVLIGLMLMGFALALAWENKRLLIGESIPRDEEAKLRSIVREWQGVEHIDEFRTVYFGPERLIVTADVSFDGTLDVEDIDDAITGIEDAIIDYEPQVRKVYIEPEV
- a CDS encoding metallophosphoesterase: MIAVVSDTHGTDGHRLADRTLAAVRDADHVLHAGDFNTATVLDAFERETATFHGVTGNNDTVSVRERLPDRRTVDVGDVRIALTHGHDHTDTSLAMYGRQENADLVVVGHSHRPSFRYVGDVPVLNPGSYAEPRRYQPAHAELQRDPLGGRLVQPDGTELSRFEV